The following proteins are encoded in a genomic region of Capra hircus breed San Clemente chromosome 16, ASM170441v1, whole genome shotgun sequence:
- the TMCC2 gene encoding LOW QUALITY PROTEIN: transmembrane and coiled-coil domains protein 2 (The sequence of the model RefSeq protein was modified relative to this genomic sequence to represent the inferred CDS: deleted 1 base in 1 codon) has product MKRCKSDELQQQQGEEDGAGLEDAACHLPGADIRPGEAAGANSAGGPTSDAGAAAAPNPGPRSKPPDLKKIQQLSEGSMFGHGLKHLFHSRRRSREREHSSSQEPQQQRQGMSDHESPDEKERSPEMHRVSYAVSLHDLPARPTAFNRVLQQIRARPSIKRGASLHGGGGGGSRRAKSSSLEPQRGSPRLLRKAPQDSGLAAVLHQHQGRPRSSSTTDTALLLPDGASLLAEEAEGLGDKVDKGDFLALNLAGGPGHGDADGLISLDVPDGAPDPQRTKAAIEHLHQKILKITEQIKVEQEARDDNVAEYLKLANNADKQQASRIKQVFEKKNQKSAQTIAQLHKKLEHYRRRLREIEQNGPSRQPKDVLRDMQQGLKDVGANVRAGISGFGGGVVEGVKGSLSGLSQATHSAVVSKPREFASLIRNKFGSADNIAHLKDPLDDGPPEEAARALSGSATLVSSPKYASDDECSSASASSAGAGSNSGAGPAAAAPGSPKSGPLYGGPGNVDAVLEELREIKEGQSHLEDSMEDLKAQLQRDYTYMTQCLQEERYRYERLEEQLNDLTELHQNEMTNLKQELASMEEKVAYQSYERARDIQEAVESCLTRVTKLELQQQQQQVVQLEGVENANARALLGKFISVILALMAVLLVFVSTVASFITPLMKTRLRVSSTALLALVLLLLWKHWDSLTYLLEHVLLPS; this is encoded by the exons AAAATCCAGCAGCTCTCGGAGGGCTCCATGTTTGGCCACGGCCTGAAGCACCTGTTCCACAGCCGCCGCCGGTCGCGGGAGAGGGAGCACTCGTCGTCTCAGGAGccgcagcagcagcggcagggcATGTCGGACCACGAGTCCCCGGACGAGAAGGAGCGCTCCCCAGAGATGCACCGCGTGTCCTACGCCGTGTCCCTGCACGACCTGCCCGCCCGGCCCACCGCCTTCAACCGCGTGCTGCAGCAGATCCGCGCGCGGCCCTCCATCAAGCGGGGCGCCAGCCTgcacggcggcggcggcggcggcagccggCGCGCCAAGAGCAGCTCCCTGGAGCCGCAGCGCGGCAGCCCCCGCCTGCTGCGCAAGGCCCCCCAGGACAGCGGCCTGGCCGCCGTCCTGCACCAGCACCAGGGCCGCCCCCGCTCCTCCTCCACCACCGACACGGCCCTGCTGCTGCCCGACGGCGCCTCCCTCCTGGCGGAGGAGGCCGAGGGGCTCGGTGACAAG GTCGACAAGGGGGACTTCCTGGCCCTGAACCTTGCCGGCGGCCCCGGCCATGGTGACGCCGATGGCCTCATCAGCCTGGACGTGCCGGACGGGGCCCCAGACCCCCAGCGGACCAAGGCGGCTATCGAGCACCTGCACCAGAAGATCCTGAAGATCACGGAGCAGATCAAGGTCGAGCAGGAGGCGCGGGACGACAACGTGGCGGAGTACCTGAAGCTGGCCAACAACGCCGACAAGCAGCAGGCATCCCGCATCAAGCAGGTGTTCGAGAAGAAGAACCAGAAGTCGGCGCAGACCATCGCCCAGCTGCACAAGAAGCTAGAGCACTACCGCCGGCGCCTGAGGGAGATCGAGCAGAACGGGCCGTCGCGGCAGCCCAAGGACGTGCTGCGGGACATGCAGCAGGGCCTCAAGGACGTGGGCGCCAACGTGCGCGCGGGCATCAGCGGCTTCGGGGGCGGCGTGGTGGAGGGCGTCAAGGGCAGCCTCTCGGGCCTCTCGCAGGCCACGCACTCCGCCGTGGTATCCAAGCCCCGGGAGTTTGCCAGCCTCATCCGGAACAAGTTCGGCAGCGCCGACAACATCGCGCACCTGAAGGACCCCCTGGACGACGGGCCCCCCGAGGAGGCGGCCCGGGCGCTGAGCGGCAGCGCCACGCTCGTGTCCAGCCCCAAGTACGCCAGCGACGACGAGTGCTCCAGCGCCAGCGCCAGCTCGGCGGGCGCGGGCAGCAACTCGGGGGCCgggcccgccgccgccgcgcccggGAGCCCCAAGTCCGGC CCGCTGTACGGGGGCCCCGGCAACGTGGACGCTGTGCTGGAAGAACTGCGGGAGATCAAGGAGGGCCAGTCGCACCTGGAGGACTCGATGGAGGACCTGAAGGCGCAGCTGCAGAGGGACTACACCTACATGACCCAGTGCCTGCAGGAGGAGCGCTACAG GTACGAGCGGCTGGAGGAACAGCTCAATGACCTGACCGAACTCCACCAGAATGAGATGACCAACCTGAAGCAGGAGCTCGCCAGCATGGAGGAGAAGGTGGCCTACCAGTCCTACGAGAGGGCCCGGGACATCCAG GAGGCCGTGGAGTCCTGCCTGACCCGGGTCACCAAGCTGgagctccagcagcagcagcagcaggtggtgcAGCTGGAGGGCGTGGAGAACGCCAACGCGAGGGCCCTGCTGGGCAAGTTCATCAGCGTGATCCTGGCGCTCATGGCTGTGCTGCTGGTGTTCGTGTCCACCGTCGCCAGCTTCATCACGCCGCTCATGAAGACCCGCCTGCGCGTCTCCAGCACTGCCCTCCTGGCCCTCGTCCTCCTCCTGCTCTGGAAGCACTGGGACTCCCTCACCTACCTCCTGGAGCACGTGCTGCTGCCCAGCTGA